The Cherax quadricarinatus isolate ZL_2023a chromosome 20, ASM3850222v1, whole genome shotgun sequence genomic interval GTTTTCTGTTGAGAGTGAAAATAGTGAGATCCTAACAAATATTTTATGGGGTGATGATATTGTTGAATACCCAGTGATAGTTTAATATTGGTGATGAAATGGAGGCATAAATTTCATATTTTGGGACGATGAGGAATTAAATCCTAGAAAGAAGGGAAAGCTGGAAGTGAGATGAAGTACAAAAGATTAAAGTGCAGAAAAAGTAGTAGAAGTGGTTAGGGTTTATGAAGGAGATGAAAGTGGTAAGGACAAAGTGCTGAAATAGTGGGTGCATTTGCCATAATTGTAACGGCACTATTTGTTGGTTCTGTCTACCATACCCTGGTGCATTTATTAAATTTGTGTTTGAAAGAAGGAATGAGGCCAAGGGATTGACAGATCATATATTATTCCATTGGTCAAAGAGAAAGGGGATGTGAGAGAGAATCTTATTGGtgaaaatatgttttttttttttatatatatatcaagttaAGTGTACAACAAGAGTATAATTGAGTGAAGGGCAGCGACACACGTAATGTGTCGCTGCTACCCGCATTTACTCTCATGTTCAGTTTGTTCCTTTGCTTTATATCATGTTTATGTCTCCATTTTTTCTATGTTCTGGGGTATTTTTTATGACATAATCATGTCTAGTCTTGTTCTTTGTTCTTACAGAGACAAGAAACCTAGCTCTAAGATTTTGTTCCACATAGCTCAGGCACGATCctggatgtacagtggacccccgccttacgatattaatccgttcctgtgaGCTCATCAtaagctgaaattatcgttagcctaattaattttccccatgagaaataatggaaatcaaattaatccgtgcaagacaccccaaagtatgaaaaagaaaaacttttaccacatgaaatattaattttaatacacacaaactgaagaagacatgcacagttactactctactaagaatagaatacatgacacttacctttattgaagatctggtggtgattgatgggatgggaggaggggagtgtgtggaagttactgtttagaaggggaatccccttccagtaggacttgaggtagcaagtccttttccggggctacttcccttcttcttttaatgccactaggaccagcttgagagtcactggacctctgtcacataacaaatctgtccatagagctctgtacctcccattcctttaagatttgcctaaaatgggccacaacattgtcattgtaatagtcaccagcacggcttgcaatagctgtgttagggtgatttttcatccataaaggtttgcacttcaacccactttgcacacatttccttaatctttgaagtaggcacaatggattccacaactggcataggcttctcagggttagccccaaacccttcaaaatctttcttaatttccatactaattttctccctttttaccacagggttggcactagaaactttcttggggtccatggtaacttattttgcagttacaagcacaaaaaacactggaataaggtgaaatgtactgaatgtatgcgtggatgtgaccgcactggctggcttgtaaacactggcacccacgagGCAGCTGAGGCCACATATGGGACGCTTcctggacgaatcacgtaaggcgaggcaaaatttttgcattcaaatgctttGTATGGAGGATTTAACATAATGCGATGCgtttgtaaggcgggggtccactgtactattttGGGACTTTCTGAGCTTTCTAATGTATGGTTATCAGACTTTTGATGTCTCAATTATACTCTTGTTGCACACTTGACAgttgatgtaattttttttttttttttttaagagggaGTGGGATTTGCTTtgtctcagtgggagatgaccatgttaaaaaaaaaaaatagtgtgtGACTAGATGAGGGTTCTATCCATTTTTAAACATTTCAAGTTTCGAGTACGGTGAACCCCCtacttatgatattaatccgttccagagggctcatcgttagacgaaattatcttaagtcgaattaatttttccataaataatggaaatccaattaatctgttccagacacccaaaagtctgaaaaaataattttaacacatgaaatatacattttcctacacacaaaaaggagGATACACGCACAATATATgtactgtactaaatgaagaataaatgacacttacgtTTATTGAAGATGTGGCGATGTGTGATGAGttgggaggaagggagatggaAGTGTGTTAATTttcggaaggggaatccccttccataaggactttatgtagcaagtccttttctggggttacttcccttcttctttcaatgccactgggaacaacttgagagtcactggacctctgttgcaccaaaaatctgtccatagagctctgtaccttgtgttcctttaagattttcctaaagtggttcacaacattgtcattgtaaaagtcaccagcacggcttgcaatagctgtgtcagggtgattttcctccataaaggtttgcacctttgaccacattgtacacatttccctaatagttgaagaaggcaacttcctcaatttctctctcccctcctttgaagcAATTTTTTcagttgtggcctcttgctgttgcagatgctcttgcagctcatcagtggttagttcttcatcgtcgtcctccacaaactcttccacatcctccccactaacctccaaccccaaggacttccccaatgccacaatagattccacatctggcataggctcctgagggttagccccaaacccttcaaaatctctctTCTACAAATtttggccacagtttcctccaagcagagttcagggTCTTGTTagccactccctcccaagccttacctataaggcttatgcaattgaggatacttAAGGAATCTTTCCAAAACTCTGTTAGGGTCAGtcaagtgtctgaggtcacttcaaagcacttttgaaacattggtgtacagttttttgaaatttgaaatgacctgctggtccatgcgcTGGAGTAGAGGattggtattaggaggcaagaatttCACTTTGATAAAACTCAAGTCCCCCGAAATTTGCTctggcaagtctgaaggatgagcaggagcatttcTAATACCAGGAaccacttaaggtccaatttatttttcaggaggtaatttttcacagtcatagaaaatgtccctagtgacccatgccttactgtttgccctccacatcaNNNNNNNNNNNNNNNNNNNNNNNNNNNNNNNNNNNNNNNNNNNNNNNNNNNNNNNNNNNNNNNNNNNNNNNNNNNNNNNNNNNNNNNNNNNNNNNNNNNNgatgaggtgaatcatagaattgatgagggaaaaagagtgagtggtgcacttaggagtctgtggagacaaagaactttgtccttggaggcaaagaggggaatgtatgagagtatagttttaccaacgctcttatatgggtgtgaagcgtgggtgatgaatgttgcagcgaggagaaggctggaggcagtggagatgtcatgtctgagggcaatgtgtggtgtgaatataatgcagagaattcgtagtttggaagttaggaggaggtgcgggattaccaaaactgttgtccagagggctgaggaagggttgttgaggtggttcggacatgtagagagaatggagcgaaacagaatgacttcaagagtgtatcagtctgtagtggaaggaaggcggggtaggggtcggcctaggaagggttggagggagggggtaaaggaggttttgtgtgcgaggggcttggacttccagcaggcatgcgtgagcgtgtttgataggagtgaatggagacaaatggtttttaatacttgacgtgctgttggagtgtgagcaaagtaacatttatgaagggattcagggaaaccggcaggccggacttgagtcctggagatgggaagtacagtgcctgcactctgaaggaggggtgttaatgttgcagtttaaaaactgtagtgtaaagcacccttctggcaagacagtgatggagtgaatgatggtgaaagtttttctttttcgggccaccctgccttggtgggaatcggccggtgtgataataataaaaataaataacttttgggtgtcttgcacggattaattttatttccattatttcttatggggaaaattaattcgcatagcgaacatttcgcataacgaccagccctcttgcacggattaagttcgctatgcgggggtccactgtatatatctttcttctttcaacacaccggccgtatccgaccgaggcggggtggcccaaaaggaaaaagaaagtttctccttttacatttagtaatatatacaggagaagaggttactagccacttgctcccggcattttagtcgcctcctacaacacgcatggcttacggaggaagaattctgttccacttccccatggaggtaagagaaaataaacaagagcaagaactagtaagaaaacagaagaaaacccagaggggtgtgtatatatatgcttgtacatgtgtgtgtagtgtgacctaagtgtaagtagaagtagcaagatgtacctgaaaccttgcatgtttatgagacagaaaaatggacaccagcaatcctaccatcatgtaaaacaatcacaggcttcgttttacactcacttggcaggacggtagtacctccctgggcggttgctgtctaccaacctactactataatatatatatatatatttttttttttttttttttcaacaagttttaGTGTACAGCAAAATGTATAGATGTCATGATATATAAATGTATAGGTAGAGAGAACATTGATAACTATAGGCAAGAGAGAACATTGATAACTATAGGTGAGAAAGAACATTGATAATTTTAAGTACAGGGAACAAATCTCCAGCATGGTGATAACTATTGGTAGAAGGAACAAATCTTCAGCAGTGATAACTATGGATAAAGGGAACAACTCTTCAGCACGGTGATAACTATAAGTAGAAGGATCAGATCTTCAGCACAGTGATAACTAAATGTAGAAGGAACATACTGTGAGCACAGTAGTAACTAGCAACAGTACAGGTTAACTGACCTCTTTAAAGGCAGCCTCAACAAAGTCCTTCACAGAGTGAACCTCTCCTGTGGCCAACACAAAGTCATCAGGCTTGTCCTGTTGTAAGATCCTCCACATACCCTGCATAGTAAATTACAAGGAACATATTAATAACCATAACATTATAAATGGAAACATtataattatcatcatcactacattaCCCTGTAATTCACTCCATCAAATAATGTATCATTATATTCAAGGAGACAAAGGAGTAGGAGGTCATCcaaggaaaggttgaagggaatgAGTAGAAGAGAATTTGAGTAataggggcttgaacatccagcaggcttATGTGagtgcattaaccctttcagggtttttgacgtactagtacggcttatgcaccaggttttttgacgtactagtacgcctaaattctagcgccctcaaatctagtgagagaaagctggtaggcctacatatgaaagaatgggtctatgtggtcagtgtgcgcagtataaaaaaaaaaatcctgcagcacacagtgcgtaatgagaaaaaaaaactgaccgtgtttctGGATTAAAAccgcgactttgcactgtattttcgtatggtatttattgttgtattctagttttcctgtctcattttatagaatggaagacattttacagaaattgagatgattttgactggttttacaatgaaaagtaccttgaaattgagctcaaagtagcagaaatgtttgatttttaccaaagttcaaaatcatgctaagcgtccaatacacgtcaactggcgagtctaatattcttccacaagtgcgccgatattatttataccatttctacactaatgcagtagtctgcataacagtaaatcttctattttttgtgagaataaaaattcaaagtggaaagcaaaagaatgtaagaggggcatggggacgtgactaatgaacacaggaaatgttattttagtgccaggaatgtctttcttgtttattttggaccctatttggaaattggcatcttttgaaatttgtgtgaaattggcaaaattgctaaattctgaccactgtattggatagttgaaattagtaaatgggtggtttcttgtactcatttgatagaaaaaatggagttctagtgaaatagttatgattattgtcgactagtacactggaattggccgaaaatagggctcaaagtgggcaaaatcgccgatgcgtaaacatcgttgagaccgctaacttcgcgagagcataattccataagttttccatcaaatttcatacttttggtgtcattatgatcaggaaaagattctctatcttttcataagaaatttttttttttttttttttttttaaattttggcgaccctgagaacaagtctgggagagggcctggggaccctgaaagggttaatagctaAACTActgtttattactattattatgaaAATAAACTAATACGTTACTGTTACTGGATGTCAAGTAAATTTGATACATAAATGATTTATCTAAATATATTACCTCAACATAGTCTTTGGCATGTCCCCAGTCTCTCTGTGAATCAAGATTTCCAAGCTCAAATTTTTCTAAGTGTCCCAGATGAATCTTGGCTACTGATCGAGTGATCTTGCGAGTCACAAATGTTTCACCTCTTCTTGGAGACTCATGGTTAAACAAGATTCCATTACAGGCATACATGTCATAAGCTTCTCTGTAGTTTACCACAATCCAGTAAGCATACAGTTTAGCagcacctgaaaaaaaaaaaaattaatatttatactgtcctccatggggaagcggaaaagaattcttcctccgtaagccatgcatgtcatcagaggcgactaaaatgacgggagcaaggggctagtaacccattctacTATATGAATTATTAAATTTATAAaggaaaactttcatttttctttttaggtcaccctgccttggtgggatatggctggttcattgaaaaaaaaactgTATAGAGGCACAAAAAGAAATACATATTTAATTAAGATAAaccttcaggtatgtcttgctacttctacttgcacttaggtcacactacacatacatgtacaagcatatatatacacacccctctgggtattctattttctttctagttcttgttcttgtttatttcctcttatctccatggggaagtggaacagaattcttcctccgtaagccatgcgtgttgtaagagacgactaaaatgccaggagcaaggggctagtaaccccttctcccgtataaattactaaatttaagagaaacttttgtttttctttttgggccaccctgccttggtgggatatggccagtgtgttgaaagaaagaaaagaaacctTAAGGGTGAAAAATAAGTCACAAGAAACTTTAAATGATGTTCTGATGCATCCTAGACCATTATGAAGGGTTAAGCTATCATTAAAATTTGAGGTGCTGTGTGAGTGGGAGCATGGTAGACTCTTAAGAAAAGACTCAAAGTAGCTGACTAGCTGGATTTGAGTTTTGTAAACAGAAAATCTGATGCTTTCACTTTGAAAGCTGGGGGACTGTTGCAGATTAGTGGGTCATCATTACTAATGATGTCTGTATCCTTCTGGGAGGACAGCTAAGTAGATGTGATGGGGAATGTATTTTCTTGTAAATGCAACACTTGTCGGTTCAGAGAATCAACAAGTGTTGCACGTATAATTCATTAATGTGTTTTCTTGTTTAGGCTACCCTGTCATTAATAGGAAAtggctggtggctaaagctctcacttcaaaCGACGACtgtctgggttcaattcccagcgtgaagggattcagggaaaccgattatttttatatagctggatttgagtcttggaagtgggaagtacaatgcctgcactttaaaggaggggtctgggatattggcagtttggagggatatgttgtgtatctttatacttatatgcttctaaactattgtattctgagcacctctgcaaaaacagtgattatgtgtgagtgaggtgaaagtgttgaatgatgatgaaagtattttctttttggggattttctttctttttgggtcaccctgcctcggtgacttgttaaaaaaaaaaaaataccctggctgtcactctgaGAATTGGCCTGTGGACTCTCCAAGGGTTAAACCAAATTAATATTAACAATTCTATTGTCAGGAAGATTTGCACTTAAGGTAGAACATTAGACTCTCAGCCAGAAAATAACTCCTCAATTATACCCAGTATCTGAGTTAagcatttattttatttcttaacataaattattattttttaacatatcaaaaatctcccaccaaggtggggtcaCCTACTAAAGGAAAGAAATTCACCAttgttcattcaatagctgttttGCCAGAAGTGCACAGACACTGGAATTTAAATAACATACTAAACAGCATCACTGCTACTATTACATAGTTAAATAAGATGCATTGTTAGCTAAACTTTGAGTCCCTCAGTTTATGGCTTATATACAAATCATATACTACAGTATATTCTTACCATAGGGAGATCTTGGATAGAATGGGGTTGTTTCTTTCTGTGGAATTTCTTGAACTTTACCATAAAGTTCAGATGTGGATGCCTGGTAGAATCTCACTTTCTTTTCTAGGCCACATGTTCTGATTGCATCTAGCAGTCGCAGTGTTCCCATAGCATCAACATTTCCTGTATATTCAGCCATGTCAAAAGAGACCTGAAATAATAAAATTTATCTTAGAAATACTGTACTTTAAAATAGAATTTGCAATAACAGATTATGAGCAGGAAGGACACAATGTAAGGTAGAACAAGCTTCTACTTATGTGGGTAACACCTGCTGGGTGACAGCTGCACAATTTACAAAATGGTAGGGAGGGTACCAAAGTATTGGTATCAGTAATGGTAGTTATCGCTCATCAGATGGTATATGCCTATGACAGAGTACTGGTATTGGTAGGTATTGGTCAATTTTGATTATATCTGCATCAGTATTGGTAGGTATTGGGCAATTTTGATTATATTGGTATGGGCCTGTTCTGAGTATTGGTATTGGCCAACAAATTAGTATCATTCCATCCCTACAACAAAGACTTCTTAACTCCAGCACCTGACATAGCAAAGCCATAACTATAAAGTAACAAAGAAGAGCTGTTGAAAGGCCACAAAAAAGTTTTTCTTTGTCGTACAACAGATCAATGGAATGGTTTACCAGAGGAGATAGCATGTGCTACAACTACTGAAAACTAAAAAAAATCTTTTGCCTGGCTAAATGCTGAAGATGGGACACCATGAGGTTGCTTTGCTCTTATAGCTATAATGACATAATCACCATCAAATTAAGACAAGATGAGAAGCTATTTTCTGCCCAACTAAAACCAGCACTCCTCAACCAAGGTGAAATAATTACTTGTTTGAAAGTATGAAAACAGTGGAGGAGTTAGGAAAAATTCATGTCCCTCCACATGAGTACTTCTTGCATACAGAACAAAACTTACAAATCTCTTCCCTTCACAAATGTGACAGTCAGATTATCAAATTCTTTCCCTGTGATCAAGAATAGATTAGCAAAGTTACCAAAGCACAGGGAGGGGTGGATTTATCCTGTGATATATGGGTAAGTTAATTTTTTCAGGATAAAGCAGTAAGCCAGAAGAAGGCTTCAGTCCCATGACCAAAACTCCCCTCTGGTAGGTCATCAAATGACAATTATCTCCAAGAGAAATTTTCACTTGCAATAAAAATGGAACTTTTTTTACACTACTGAATTCTTGTCCTTACAAATCAAAAAGTACTGAAAAATTTTTTATGGAGACAGGGAAAGCATCATAAGTAGATATATACATTCCTAAAATGCTGCAAGTACAGATATAATTTTAAATCAGACTATGAGTGAAGAGAGGTATTAATCTGGGTTAACTAGATGTTAAAGTGATGAGTTGGATAAAAATCATAGAGGAACAGGAAcaggctttgtaaatggtcttaGTCGGATCAATATGTCATTGTTAGCTCCTCTCTCCCATACctggaggaggttacctggaggttattccggggatcaacgcccccgcggcccggtccatgtgtggtttatttgtgtattattccagtcacagtattgtgcctttttgttctttttggTGATCATATAATTGGTTGCTGGAGTTCAACTCAAACAATGCAAGATCTAAATTAGCAAGTGCTTTGAAGCTTTACTTTAAGAGAAAAAAACTGTTTTACAGTTAAAGAAGGTTGCAGGTAAGAGGTTTTCATAACCAGCAGAGGTCTTCATGGGAACGTAATGCACAGTTTAACAAAAAGAGGTACCAATATGTTGTAAAATGAGGGAGAAATGATAAGGAAATCGACCCACAGTCCTCATGGGTGTGAAGCAGACATGCTATCTCCTTATACAATGCTGACTTGATTCTATTTAAGCCCTTGATGAAGTTCTTAAGTTCTGTTTAAAACAGCATTCAGTTCTTAAAATTTACTCCTAAGCTAATGTAATAATAAAGGCATTTCAAAGAAGTCATTAAAAGAAAGAAGACATTCTGCAAGGCAGCAGGAATTGCTGACAAGTATGGTAAAGACATCTGATGCAGAGCAAACCTTTACTAGACAAGATTttgctctgggtagagctttatcaagtcataaaaaaaagGCTGAAAATAAGCATCCTCTGTTCTCTCTTCAATACTGATCAGGCTCTTTTTGATTTAATTAACACACCAGCCACCTCCCATCACCAAAGCAGGAtgaccaaaaaaagaagaaacaccttcactgtcactcattcaacCACTACCTTGgacagaagtgtgctgacatcacagttagATGACCctttaaactgcaacatccccacctctcaTGCTCTTAAGATTTGGTCAGCAATCAACATGAAGGTTCACATCTACTTGTAGCATTTTCCATATACGTATATGAATTTTTCAAGGCCTTAAGTTTTCTGATATCTATTTACTTTTTGGAAATGTCTTCAAATTTAGGGGAAATCTGCATAGCTCCTATGATAATACTGCTTTGTCAGGTtttaaagagaaaaataaatgTAGAATGGCAAGTCCTGTAGACAAGTATGGCAGAGCAAACCTCTATCACTGGATATTtttcactctgggtagagctttatcaggacttggtaaattattatattataaccAAATTCAGTGCTAATCCCATAAGGGGCATACAGCACTGAAGACTTGATACAGCTCTGCCAGGAGCAAAATGTATTCTATAATACGGTACATGTATATGATTTGCTCTGGACCAAGTGTAGTTCTACCTTACAAAAGCAAACAATCAAATATGTATAGGGACTCAGTATTTCCATAAGCAACACCAGATAAGTATACACACCCTAACATGGCTCTGAGCACCAAGATTGTAAATCTCATCTGGTTGCACTGCAGAGATGATTTTAACGAGGCAGGTGGAGTCGGTCAAGTCACCATAATGAAGTGTCATCCTCCCATTCCTATGAATCTGAAAGGAACAATTGCTGTAGTGAAATCTATTGAAGTGAACATGTTAAACCCTAGTCTTGGAACATAATATAATGGCACAAGTAATTAAACATGAAGGTATAATAACAGGTatcacagatttttttttaatgaaccagccgtatcccaccaaggcagggtgacctaaaatgaaaaatgaaagttattctttttaaatttagtaatttatacaggagaacgggttactacccccttgttccaggcattttagtcaccttttatgacatgcatggctaacagaggaagaattctttttccATTTTCCCATGGAGATGTACAGTAGTTATCCTGCTTTTATCTcagcatcttttttttttcttcttttcattTTATCCAGCAGTAATGTGGGAGAATGTGTGACTGTAGTGAGTAGAAATCAGTGGTTTTTGGGTTCTGACATATTGGTAAAGTAAAAGAAAGataaaatttatgaagggattcagggtaaaCCAATCAGTTGGGGATGCTAGAGTTTAGTTACTTAAATTATGTTGTCTCTAATTCTGGCATAACAATTAGAGAATAAGCGCTAGTGAATACGTTTCCTTCACTGACTCACATGGAGTTGGTAGGAAATGGCTGATGAGATAAACAAAATGTACCTGTCCCTTAAATATgttaatttgtgttttttttattaacataccagccatctcccaccaaggcagggtgacatgaAAATGGAGAAAACTATAAAGTTTATGTTCTTTTTATATTCAGTAATTAATTTGCAAGTCTATCATATAATGAtgcactaaataacaaaaaaggcacaataccatgactggaatgatacacaaataacccgcacataaaagagagaagcttatgacgacgcttcagtccgacttggaccagtgtaactttgtcaatggttcaactcggactgaaacatcgtcgtaagcttctctcttttatgtgcgggttatttgtgtaatgatgCAATAATTCTGAAGAAGAAAAAATCAGCATTACGTaaatgtagtacagtggacccccggttttcgtccttaatccattccagaaggttggtcAAAATCCGAAATGGAtgaaaaccaaagtaatatttcccacaagaaataatgtaaatccaactaatccattccagacacccaaaaatattaacaaaaaataaatttagtaatagaattattttttattatcacactagccgattcccaccaaggcagggtggcccgaaaaagaaaaactttcaccatcatttattccatcactgtcttgccagaagggtgctttacactacagtttttaaactgcaacattaacacccctccttcagagtgcaggcactgtacttcccatctccaggactcaagtccg includes:
- the Gmd gene encoding GDP-mannose 4,6 dehydratase isoform X3 (The sequence of the model RefSeq protein was modified relative to this genomic sequence to represent the inferred CDS: added 246 bases not found in genome assembly); this encodes MEDGPAFKRALLTGITGQDGSYLAELLLSKGYQVHGIIRRSSSFNTGRIRHLYEDPKIHRNGRMTLHYGDLTDSTCLVKIISAVQPDEIYNLGAQSHVRVSFDMAEYTGNVDAMGTLRLLDAIRTCGLEKKVRFYQASTSELYGKVQEIPQKETTPFYPRSPYGAAKLYAYWIVVNYREAYDMYACNGILFNHESPRRGETFVTRKITRSVAKIHLGHLEKFELGNLDSQRDWGHAKDYVEGMWRILQQDKPDDFVLATGEVHSVKDFVEAAFKEIGKEIYWEGSGVDEVAKEKGTDIVRVTINPKYYRPAEVDFLQGDATKAFKTFGWKPTFDFNALVTDMVKADIELMKKDPSA
- the Gmd gene encoding GDP-mannose 4,6 dehydratase isoform X1 (The sequence of the model RefSeq protein was modified relative to this genomic sequence to represent the inferred CDS: added 246 bases not found in genome assembly), with the protein product MLFTGETGSFVLDLVQFLTLYTFSWDGSYLAELLLSKGYQVHGIIRRSSSFNTGRIRHLYEDPKIHRNGRMTLHYGDLTDSTCLVKIISAVQPDEIYNLGAQSHVRVSFDMAEYTGNVDAMGTLRLLDAIRTCGLEKKVRFYQASTSELYGKVQEIPQKETTPFYPRSPYGAAKLYAYWIVVNYREAYDMYACNGILFNHESPRRGETFVTRKITRSVAKIHLGHLEKFELGNLDSQRDWGHAKDYVEGMWRILQQDKPDDFVLATGEVHSVKDFVEAAFKEIGKEIYWEGSGVDEVAKEKGTDIVRVTINPKYYRPAEVDFLQGDATKAFKTFGWKPTFDFNALVTDMVKADIELMKKDPSA
- the Gmd gene encoding GDP-mannose 4,6 dehydratase isoform X2 (The sequence of the model RefSeq protein was modified relative to this genomic sequence to represent the inferred CDS: added 246 bases not found in genome assembly) codes for the protein MTPITKMPVALITGVTGQDGSYLAELLLSKGYQVHGIIRRSSSFNTGRIRHLYEDPKIHRNGRMTLHYGDLTDSTCLVKIISAVQPDEIYNLGAQSHVRVSFDMAEYTGNVDAMGTLRLLDAIRTCGLEKKVRFYQASTSELYGKVQEIPQKETTPFYPRSPYGAAKLYAYWIVVNYREAYDMYACNGILFNHESPRRGETFVTRKITRSVAKIHLGHLEKFELGNLDSQRDWGHAKDYVEGMWRILQQDKPDDFVLATGEVHSVKDFVEAAFKEIGKEIYWEGSGVDEVAKEKGTDIVRVTINPKYYRPAEVDFLQGDATKAFKTFGWKPTFDFNALVTDMVKADIELMKKDPSA